One Endozoicomonas gorgoniicola DNA window includes the following coding sequences:
- the uvrD gene encoding DNA helicase II yields the protein MDVTPIIDSLNDAQRQAVTAPLSSMLVLAGAGSGKTRVLVHRIAWLVQAEAISPYSIMAVTFTNKAAAEMRSRIEDLLGIPPRGMWVGTFHGLSHRLLRTHYQDAGLPESFQILDSDDQLRVVKRIMKAMQLDDQRWPPRQAQWYINSKKDEGLRPDYIDPGYDPFERTMLDVYRAYHQYCEQMGVVDFGELLLRAHELFLKRPDILQHYRQRFRYVLVDEFQDTNAVQYAWLRLLVGDEDKMMVVGDDDQSIYGWRGARIENIRQFTEDFPKSSTVKLEQNYRSTGRILNAANAVIANNPDRLGKELHTDSGDGEAIQLYSGFNEMDEARFISDRISEAVNEGKSRSDIAILYRSNAQSRNLEEALLRAGIPYRIYGGQRFFERAEIKNALAYLRLISTPHDNTSLERVINIPARGIGEKTVEKLREAARTQDVSLWLAIKSVIANKAIGGKAGRSLAEFVDLIETLTAVGDDLDLGELADRVITHTGLVAHHEKEKGEKGRARVENLEELVTACRQFDIDDLDLDEEIETMSPLDAFLANAALEAGDTQADQFSDSVQMMTLHSAKGLEFPMVFLAGMEEGLFPHKMSLEEGNLEEERRLCYVGITRAMEKLTLSYAENRRLYGKDTFNRPSRFIREIPGELIQEVRLGGTISRPATTRQSTSSAASAGLALGQRVHHDVFGEGTIVSAEGDGAQARVQVNFDSEGTKWLMMAYANLVVIS from the coding sequence ATGGATGTAACCCCGATTATTGACTCTCTGAACGATGCCCAGCGGCAGGCGGTAACAGCCCCGCTGAGTTCGATGTTGGTACTGGCTGGAGCCGGAAGTGGTAAGACCAGAGTACTGGTGCATCGCATTGCCTGGCTGGTGCAGGCAGAAGCAATATCGCCTTACTCCATCATGGCTGTTACCTTCACCAACAAGGCTGCGGCAGAAATGCGCTCACGCATTGAAGACCTGCTGGGGATTCCCCCAAGAGGCATGTGGGTGGGTACATTCCATGGTTTGTCTCACCGTCTGTTGCGGACTCATTATCAGGATGCCGGTCTGCCGGAAAGCTTCCAGATTCTCGACAGCGATGATCAGCTTCGGGTTGTAAAACGCATTATGAAAGCGATGCAGCTGGATGATCAGCGCTGGCCGCCAAGACAGGCACAGTGGTACATCAACAGCAAGAAAGATGAAGGGCTTCGCCCGGATTATATTGATCCGGGTTATGACCCGTTTGAACGTACCATGCTGGATGTTTATCGAGCCTATCACCAATATTGCGAGCAGATGGGTGTGGTCGATTTTGGTGAACTGTTACTGCGAGCCCATGAGCTGTTCCTGAAACGTCCGGATATCCTTCAACACTACCGACAGCGTTTTCGCTACGTTCTGGTGGACGAATTTCAGGATACCAACGCCGTACAATACGCCTGGTTAAGATTACTGGTGGGCGATGAAGACAAAATGATGGTCGTGGGTGATGATGACCAGTCCATTTATGGCTGGCGTGGTGCCCGCATTGAGAATATACGTCAGTTTACCGAAGACTTCCCTAAGTCCAGCACGGTTAAACTTGAACAGAATTACCGTTCCACAGGCAGGATTCTGAATGCTGCCAATGCAGTGATTGCCAACAACCCTGACCGTCTTGGCAAAGAGTTGCACACCGACAGTGGCGATGGCGAAGCGATCCAGCTTTATTCCGGTTTCAATGAAATGGATGAGGCAAGGTTTATTTCTGATCGCATCAGCGAAGCCGTTAACGAAGGCAAGTCCCGTAGCGACATTGCCATTCTTTACCGCTCTAATGCCCAGTCCCGCAATCTGGAAGAAGCGTTGCTGAGAGCCGGGATTCCTTATCGGATTTATGGTGGTCAACGTTTCTTCGAACGGGCTGAAATCAAGAATGCCCTGGCTTACCTGAGGTTGATCAGCACACCCCATGACAACACCTCTCTGGAGCGGGTGATTAATATTCCGGCACGGGGTATTGGCGAGAAAACCGTCGAAAAACTCAGGGAAGCTGCCCGCACACAGGATGTTTCCCTGTGGCTGGCGATCAAGAGCGTGATTGCCAACAAGGCTATTGGTGGCAAGGCCGGACGTTCTCTGGCGGAGTTTGTCGACCTGATTGAAACCCTCACTGCGGTGGGTGACGACCTTGATCTTGGTGAGCTGGCTGATCGTGTGATTACCCACACCGGCCTGGTGGCGCACCATGAAAAAGAGAAGGGTGAAAAAGGTCGTGCCAGGGTAGAAAACCTTGAGGAACTGGTGACCGCCTGTCGTCAGTTTGATATTGACGACCTTGATCTGGATGAAGAAATCGAAACCATGAGTCCGCTGGATGCCTTTCTGGCCAATGCGGCGCTGGAAGCCGGTGACACTCAGGCTGACCAGTTTTCTGACAGTGTTCAGATGATGACTCTGCACTCGGCAAAAGGTCTGGAGTTTCCTATGGTGTTTCTTGCCGGTATGGAAGAGGGTCTGTTCCCTCACAAAATGTCGCTGGAAGAAGGCAACCTGGAAGAGGAGCGTCGTCTTTGTTATGTGGGTATTACCCGAGCCATGGAAAAGCTGACGCTCAGTTATGCTGAAAACCGTCGTTTATATGGCAAGGATACCTTCAACCGCCCTTCCCGGTTTATTCGTGAAATACCGGGTGAACTGATTCAGGAAGTGCGTCTGGGAGGTACGATTTCCCGCCCCGCCACCACACGACAGTCTACGTCTTCTGCTGCATCTGCCGGACTGGCACTTGGGCAGCGGGTTCACCACGATGTGTTTGGTGAAGGTACTATTGTAAGTGCTGAAGGTGATGGGGCGCAGGCAAGAGTACAGGTGAACTTCGACAGTGAAGGCACGAAATGGCTGATGATGGCTTACGCTAATCTGGTGGTGATTTCCTGA
- the znuA gene encoding zinc ABC transporter substrate-binding protein ZnuA, translating into MVPNKKFPIIISLISLLFFHAPAFSSELPGQPQPPKVLTSIKPLQLIAQAITEGITEPDVLLPPGASPHNHSLRPSDARLLQSADVMFWIGPDMEVFLERMLANNRTTRSVPMMSAKGIHLRRYDDSDEHHHHHHHHDDDDHHHHGDYDAHIWLSPQNAIAMATAMSSTLSEIDPDNASLYKNNLKNFVSTMSQIDARNRKKLAPFVKRPIFVFHDAYGYLQDHYHLNIAGHFTLNPEQQPGARHLAELRRRLKESGKTCVFREPQFQPAYINRIVEGLDTKVSLLDPLATDIAEGPNAYPEFINGLVDNIVDCLK; encoded by the coding sequence ATGGTACCCAATAAAAAATTCCCTATAATAATCAGCCTTATCAGTTTGCTGTTCTTCCATGCGCCAGCATTTTCAAGCGAACTGCCCGGTCAACCGCAGCCTCCGAAAGTATTAACATCTATCAAGCCATTACAGCTGATTGCCCAGGCAATCACTGAGGGAATTACTGAGCCAGACGTTCTTCTGCCTCCCGGAGCTTCTCCTCACAACCACAGCCTGAGACCTTCTGATGCCCGCCTGCTGCAAAGCGCTGATGTCATGTTCTGGATAGGCCCGGATATGGAGGTGTTTCTTGAGAGGATGCTGGCCAATAACAGAACGACCCGTTCTGTCCCTATGATGAGCGCCAAAGGCATCCATTTAAGGCGCTATGACGATAGTGATGAACACCATCATCATCATCATCATCATGACGACGACGATCATCATCACCATGGAGACTACGATGCTCATATCTGGCTAAGTCCGCAGAATGCCATCGCTATGGCGACAGCCATGAGCTCAACCCTGAGTGAGATAGACCCGGACAATGCCAGCCTCTACAAAAACAACCTGAAAAACTTCGTCAGCACTATGAGCCAGATTGATGCCCGCAACAGGAAAAAGCTGGCACCTTTCGTCAAGCGCCCTATTTTTGTGTTCCACGATGCCTATGGTTACCTTCAGGATCACTATCACCTTAATATTGCCGGACATTTCACCCTGAACCCCGAACAGCAGCCGGGAGCCCGTCATCTGGCAGAGTTAAGAAGGAGGCTGAAGGAGTCTGGCAAAACCTGTGTATTCCGAGAACCACAGTTCCAGCCTGCTTATATCAATAGAATTGTTGAAGGCCTCGACACCAAAGTCTCTCTGCTTGATCCTCTGGCAACGGATATTGCGGAAGGGCCCAATGCTTATCCAGAATTTATCAACGGGCTTGTGGACAACATTGTTGACTGCCTGAAGTAA
- a CDS encoding Lar family restriction alleviation protein, whose protein sequence is MEKNLPFALLKPCPCCRGKAELSDMVVAETQMWQVHCNRCGLSSELDDDLEFSVQCWNRRLESERLRMWLTLSATTVPLVAVLAFLAGSYLGISLFS, encoded by the coding sequence ATGGAAAAGAATCTGCCATTTGCGCTTCTCAAGCCTTGCCCCTGCTGCCGGGGAAAAGCAGAACTCTCTGATATGGTTGTTGCAGAAACACAAATGTGGCAGGTTCACTGCAACCGATGTGGACTGTCTTCCGAGCTGGATGATGATCTGGAGTTCAGTGTGCAGTGCTGGAACCGTCGACTGGAGTCTGAGAGGCTGAGAATGTGGCTGACTCTGTCAGCCACTACGGTTCCTCTGGTAGCTGTTTTGGCTTTTCTGGCTGGCAGCTACCTGGGGATCAGTTTATTTTCCTGA
- the purU gene encoding formyltetrahydrofolate deformylase, with translation MTRTYRLLISCPDASGIVAAVSQFIAGEGGWILEANHHSDPVTGRFYMRHEIKADSLPFGLKEFCTRFQPIADQLKLDWRINDSAQPHRVALLASKQAHCLSDLLYRWRSGDLAMDIPCVISNHEDLRSFVEWHGIAFLYVPVDKNDKAVAYERMKELLSEYAVDTVVLARYMQIIPPELCSLYENRLINIHHSFLPSFVGARPYHQAYDRGVKLVGATCHYVTEELDAGPIIEQDVIRVGHNHLPEDMVRLGKDVEKTVLAHGLRYHLEDRVIVDGRKTVILD, from the coding sequence ATGACAAGAACCTATAGACTTTTAATCTCCTGTCCGGATGCCAGTGGTATTGTAGCAGCAGTCAGCCAGTTTATTGCCGGGGAGGGTGGCTGGATTCTTGAAGCTAACCACCACTCCGATCCCGTGACAGGCCGCTTCTACATGCGCCATGAAATCAAAGCGGACAGCCTGCCGTTTGGGCTAAAGGAGTTTTGCACAAGGTTTCAGCCCATTGCTGATCAGTTAAAACTGGATTGGCGTATCAACGATTCAGCGCAGCCACACCGGGTTGCCCTGTTAGCCAGCAAACAGGCTCACTGTCTGTCTGACCTCCTCTATCGCTGGCGCAGTGGCGATCTGGCGATGGATATTCCATGTGTTATTTCTAACCATGAAGATCTGCGCAGTTTTGTTGAATGGCATGGCATCGCTTTTCTTTATGTGCCGGTCGATAAAAACGACAAGGCTGTGGCTTACGAGCGCATGAAAGAGCTTTTGTCTGAGTATGCCGTTGATACTGTTGTACTGGCGCGCTACATGCAGATCATCCCGCCAGAATTGTGTTCTCTCTATGAGAACCGGTTAATCAATATTCACCATAGTTTCCTGCCTTCGTTTGTTGGCGCACGACCTTATCATCAGGCTTATGATCGTGGTGTAAAACTGGTGGGAGCCACCTGTCATTATGTCACTGAAGAGCTGGATGCCGGCCCGATCATTGAACAGGATGTGATTCGGGTGGGTCACAATCATCTACCGGAGGATATGGTGCGTTTAGGCAAGGATGTAGAGAAGACGGTTCTGGCTCATGGCCTGCGTTATCACCTTGAAGACCGCGTTATTGTTGATGGCAGAAAGACCGTTATTCTGGACTGA
- the def gene encoding peptide deformylase, giving the protein MKLSPEADVLLMGHPLLFHEQAQVTLDEIATSEFQDNLDALRQIQLRSKGIGIAAPQAGWPVRVLSVGISEKNRIRYPDVEHIPFNFWINPQIIESSTDTCWTWEGCLSVPGMRGWVERPESVRVAGYDQSGQRQEAELTGFHARLMQHELDHLNGVLYPMRVDDKSLLIPDGALFNQNEWAEGWPTPNARNTPGGVISKER; this is encoded by the coding sequence ATGAAATTGTCACCAGAAGCAGACGTTTTACTGATGGGTCATCCGTTGCTCTTTCATGAGCAGGCACAGGTAACACTGGACGAAATAGCAACCAGTGAGTTTCAGGATAATCTGGACGCCTTGCGCCAGATACAGCTCAGGAGTAAGGGCATCGGTATAGCCGCGCCACAGGCAGGTTGGCCGGTAAGAGTGTTAAGTGTGGGAATTTCTGAAAAGAATCGAATACGTTACCCTGATGTAGAACACATTCCTTTCAACTTCTGGATTAATCCACAAATCATAGAAAGCAGTACAGATACCTGCTGGACCTGGGAGGGCTGCCTTTCTGTACCGGGCATGCGCGGCTGGGTTGAAAGGCCGGAGTCGGTTAGGGTGGCAGGCTATGATCAGTCTGGTCAACGTCAGGAAGCAGAGCTGACCGGTTTTCATGCCCGATTAATGCAGCATGAGCTGGATCATCTCAATGGGGTTCTGTACCCCATGCGAGTGGATGACAAAAGCCTGTTGATTCCTGACGGAGCCCTGTTTAACCAGAATGAATGGGCTGAGGGATGGCCTACACCCAACGCAAGAAACACCCCGGGAGGCGTTATTTCAAAAGAACGTTAG
- a CDS encoding NUDIX domain-containing protein — MKQSNERATRQSAQQSTQQPTQQSTQRAGFGMGDVCIDEEETIYSGFLKLSRYTIRHALFEGGWSPQLIREAVYRVPSVGVLLYDPGLDQVVLVEQFRVGPMLSREDPWLLEVVAGISEPNETLESVARREVKEEANCEVKELLPISNFYMSPGATNERLMLYCGIIDASGAGGCYGLKEEGEDIRVQVMPFSEAYVMVEDGRIANAPAVIAIQWLKLHHQELQQYA, encoded by the coding sequence ATGAAGCAATCTAATGAACGGGCTACCCGGCAATCTGCTCAACAATCTACCCAACAACCTACCCAACAATCTACCCAGCGAGCCGGTTTTGGAATGGGCGATGTTTGTATTGATGAAGAAGAAACTATCTATTCCGGTTTTTTGAAGCTAAGCCGATACACAATTCGACATGCCCTTTTTGAGGGAGGATGGAGTCCTCAGCTCATTCGGGAAGCAGTCTATCGTGTACCGTCAGTGGGTGTACTCCTTTATGATCCGGGGCTGGATCAGGTAGTGCTGGTTGAACAGTTCCGTGTTGGCCCTATGTTAAGCAGGGAAGATCCCTGGCTGCTTGAAGTGGTAGCAGGGATTTCTGAGCCGAATGAAACCCTGGAGTCGGTTGCTCGCCGGGAGGTCAAAGAAGAAGCCAACTGCGAAGTGAAAGAGCTGCTGCCCATTTCTAATTTTTATATGAGTCCGGGGGCCACCAATGAAAGGCTGATGCTTTACTGTGGCATTATCGATGCTTCCGGAGCCGGTGGTTGCTATGGACTGAAAGAAGAAGGTGAAGACATTCGGGTGCAGGTAATGCCTTTTTCTGAAGCCTATGTGATGGTAGAAGACGGACGCATTGCTAATGCACCTGCCGTTATCGCTATTCAGTGGCTGAAACTACATCATCAGGAGCTACAGCAATATGCTTAA
- a CDS encoding adenylyltransferase/cytidyltransferase family protein: MNPIKIGVFGSAFNPPTLGHQDVLSQAAGHFDRILLVPSASHAFSKKLLSFAERVAMLQCFLREAQVPDCELELCTLEETLLRNNPDTPVYTFDLMEALEQQYGEEVELGFIRGPDNADPVIWNRFYKAQEIEQRWKLFTAQERRSIRSSLVRELTASTTSDDNRKKVLDGLLYPSVRDYILTNKLYQV, from the coding sequence ATGAACCCAATAAAAATCGGAGTATTCGGCTCTGCCTTTAATCCCCCTACTCTCGGGCATCAGGATGTTCTGAGTCAGGCTGCTGGTCATTTTGACCGGATTCTTCTGGTGCCGTCAGCGTCTCATGCTTTTTCCAAAAAATTGCTGTCTTTTGCTGAGCGGGTTGCCATGCTGCAATGTTTTTTGAGAGAAGCTCAGGTTCCGGACTGTGAACTGGAACTCTGTACGCTTGAAGAAACTTTGCTGAGAAATAACCCCGATACACCAGTGTATACTTTTGACTTGATGGAAGCGCTGGAGCAGCAATATGGCGAAGAGGTGGAGCTTGGTTTTATTCGCGGACCGGACAACGCAGACCCTGTGATCTGGAACCGGTTCTATAAGGCTCAGGAAATAGAGCAACGCTGGAAACTGTTTACAGCGCAGGAAAGACGCTCGATTCGAAGCAGTCTGGTACGAGAACTAACAGCTTCGACAACATCGGACGATAACAGAAAAAAGGTGCTGGATGGTTTGCTATATCCATCCGTACGTGACTACATTCTGACCAATAAACTCTACCAGGTCTGA
- a CDS encoding endonuclease/exonuclease/phosphatase family protein: MPIRTLKGAIAASLRRRSKSPQAVACSELDYFPVSFNKHQSLRLLSFNIQVGINTQQYRHYLTRSWQHVLPHAKRVHNLDSIASVLPDFDIVALQEVDGGSLRSGFVNQTEYLALRGRFPYWYQQLNRNLGKFAQHSNGLLSRYKPATLEDHKLPGIIPGRGAIVAEYGQGLDTLLVVMMHLALSRRTRDIQLSYIRELVQSYRHVVLMGDMNTHAEQLLNQSPLKGSGLQAAHWEQNTFPSWKPHKSLDHILVSQSLLVNRMEVLNIAISDHLPVAVEIEVPDSVELRK, encoded by the coding sequence ATGCCGATAAGAACCCTTAAGGGAGCTATTGCTGCCAGTTTACGAAGACGCAGCAAGTCTCCCCAGGCTGTTGCCTGTAGCGAACTTGACTATTTTCCCGTGAGCTTTAATAAACACCAGAGCCTGCGACTTCTCAGCTTTAACATTCAGGTAGGTATCAATACCCAGCAATATCGCCACTACCTGACCCGCAGCTGGCAGCATGTTTTACCTCATGCCAAACGTGTCCATAACCTTGACTCTATCGCTTCCGTTTTGCCTGATTTCGATATTGTTGCTTTGCAGGAAGTCGATGGCGGCAGTTTGCGCAGTGGCTTTGTGAATCAGACCGAATACCTTGCGCTCAGGGGACGATTTCCTTACTGGTACCAGCAGTTGAACCGTAACCTGGGTAAGTTTGCCCAACACAGTAATGGACTGTTAAGCCGTTATAAACCAGCTACTCTCGAAGATCACAAATTGCCGGGTATCATTCCCGGACGTGGTGCTATTGTCGCTGAATATGGTCAGGGACTGGATACACTGCTGGTGGTTATGATGCACCTTGCACTGAGTCGCCGGACCCGTGACATTCAACTGTCGTATATTCGTGAACTGGTGCAATCTTACCGACACGTTGTGTTGATGGGTGATATGAACACTCATGCAGAGCAACTTTTAAATCAATCCCCGCTGAAAGGAAGTGGCTTACAGGCCGCGCACTGGGAACAAAATACGTTCCCCAGCTGGAAGCCCCATAAATCCCTTGATCATATTCTTGTCAGCCAGTCACTGCTGGTGAACAGAATGGAAGTGCTGAATATAGCCATCTCCGACCATCTGCCAGTCGCAGTCGAAATAGAAGTTCCGGATAGTGTTGAGTTGAGGAAATAA
- a CDS encoding thiol:disulfide interchange protein DsbA/DsbL, which translates to MKKIIRSFWITALLLSVLAQASAKELFTEGKDYRLLKSPVQTSVGPDRIEVAEVFWYGCPHCRSLEAVVDRWKPRLSKEVQLVRVPAFFGPNLWQTHAQLYYTLESLFPDEKTLNSIHDSVFREVQERKNLLKNEEEMVAFLSKHHKVDKKKFLSYYNSFGVKNLLNQASSKVRGYQLTGVPALVVDGRFVIEPKVGLEKMPEIADFLIQKVITERIKAKAKEAPATSQPLKDQNVKVK; encoded by the coding sequence ATGAAAAAAATAATTCGAAGCTTTTGGATAACAGCCCTGTTGCTCTCTGTTCTGGCGCAGGCGTCAGCTAAAGAGCTTTTTACGGAAGGCAAAGATTATCGTCTGCTTAAATCGCCCGTTCAGACTTCTGTTGGTCCTGACCGTATCGAAGTAGCAGAAGTGTTCTGGTACGGCTGCCCTCATTGTCGTAGCCTTGAAGCGGTTGTTGATCGCTGGAAACCCAGACTGTCCAAAGAAGTACAGCTTGTTCGTGTTCCCGCTTTTTTCGGGCCGAATCTCTGGCAAACCCACGCCCAGCTTTACTACACACTGGAAAGCCTTTTTCCGGATGAAAAGACTCTGAATTCCATTCATGACTCTGTTTTCCGTGAGGTTCAGGAGCGAAAAAACCTTTTGAAGAATGAAGAGGAAATGGTGGCGTTTCTGAGCAAACACCACAAAGTGGATAAGAAAAAGTTCCTGTCTTACTACAACTCATTTGGTGTAAAAAACCTGTTGAATCAGGCGTCTTCCAAGGTTCGTGGCTATCAGTTAACGGGTGTGCCGGCCTTGGTGGTTGATGGACGATTTGTTATTGAGCCAAAGGTCGGTCTGGAAAAAATGCCTGAAATTGCTGATTTTCTGATCCAGAAAGTTATTACTGAGCGTATTAAAGCTAAAGCGAAAGAAGCTCCCGCAACGAGCCAGCCCCTTAAGGATCAGAACGTTAAAGTAAAGTAA
- a CDS encoding c-type cytochrome yields MKKIILSLLVPLGVSLGVSGLACAKGNAEAGKAKATTCTACHGATGISAVPNYPNIAGQGERYLIKQIKEIKSGVRSVPEMAPFVAKLSDQDIEDISAFYASQTAAKSVADPEKVALGEKLFRFGDEKKAIPACSSCHSPTGQGNFMAGFPHISGQHPAYTEKQLKEFREGIRVNDGDSKTMRMIAEKLSNKEVEALASYISGLQ; encoded by the coding sequence ATGAAAAAAATCATTCTCAGTCTCTTAGTTCCATTGGGTGTCTCATTAGGTGTTTCAGGATTGGCGTGTGCGAAAGGAAACGCAGAAGCCGGTAAGGCAAAAGCAACGACCTGTACAGCCTGTCACGGGGCGACAGGTATCAGTGCAGTTCCCAACTATCCCAATATTGCTGGTCAGGGGGAGCGTTACCTGATCAAGCAGATAAAAGAAATAAAATCAGGTGTGCGAAGTGTGCCGGAAATGGCTCCATTTGTTGCCAAACTTTCCGACCAGGATATAGAAGATATCTCTGCGTTTTATGCCAGCCAGACAGCCGCTAAAAGTGTTGCCGATCCGGAAAAAGTGGCACTGGGTGAAAAACTGTTCCGCTTCGGTGACGAAAAAAAAGCCATACCGGCTTGCAGCTCCTGTCATTCACCAACCGGTCAGGGCAACTTTATGGCAGGTTTCCCGCATATCTCCGGACAGCATCCAGCATACACCGAGAAACAGCTGAAGGAGTTCCGGGAAGGCATTCGGGTTAATGATGGTGACTCTAAAACCATGCGTATGATTGCTGAAAAGCTCAGCAATAAGGAAGTTGAAGCTCTGGCCAGTTATATCAGTGGGCTTCAGTAA
- the yihA gene encoding ribosome biogenesis GTP-binding protein YihA/YsxC: protein MTETNNTTLRHMNYRKAQFVTSAPTLKQCPPDNAREVAFAGRSNAGKSSALNALTGSSKLARTSKTPGRTQLINFFAIEENRYLVDLPGYGYAKVPEAMKIKWQKHLDDYLTNRESLAGVVLLMDIRHPMKEFDRMILQWSIQSHMPLHILLTKADKLKSGVGKQALNKLRNEVKEYDHVTVQLFSSLKKTGVTELAHHLDTWLAVEDEAFFEEVDDDVEASEE from the coding sequence ATGACTGAAACAAATAATACTACTCTCCGTCACATGAATTATCGTAAAGCACAATTTGTGACCAGTGCGCCCACCCTGAAGCAGTGTCCACCGGATAATGCCCGTGAAGTGGCATTTGCCGGTCGCTCCAATGCAGGAAAGTCCAGCGCCCTTAATGCCCTGACAGGTTCATCCAAGCTGGCAAGAACCAGTAAAACGCCAGGGCGGACACAGCTGATCAATTTTTTTGCGATAGAAGAAAATCGTTACCTTGTTGACCTGCCAGGTTACGGTTACGCCAAAGTACCAGAAGCCATGAAGATCAAATGGCAGAAGCACCTGGACGACTATCTGACCAACCGTGAATCGCTGGCAGGTGTTGTATTGCTGATGGATATCCGCCACCCCATGAAAGAGTTTGACCGAATGATCCTGCAATGGAGCATACAGTCCCATATGCCGCTGCATATCCTTCTGACCAAGGCTGACAAACTAAAATCCGGCGTAGGCAAACAAGCTCTGAACAAACTCAGAAACGAAGTCAAAGAGTATGATCATGTGACCGTTCAGCTATTTTCGTCCCTGAAGAAAACCGGTGTTACCGAGCTAGCTCACCACCTCGATACCTGGCTGGCTGTTGAAGACGAAGCCTTTTTTGAAGAAGTAGATGATGATGTAGAAGCTTCCGAAGAGTAA